A genomic segment from Armatimonadota bacterium encodes:
- the acyP gene encoding acylphosphatase, giving the protein MRRKMVAVVSGRVQNVGYRAFVLRYARALGLSGTVRNLPSGQVEVIAEGDEKTLHQLLTLLRQGPPAARVTDISVQWGDATGTENGFHIAW; this is encoded by the coding sequence ATGCGCAGAAAGATGGTCGCCGTGGTCTCGGGGCGAGTGCAGAATGTCGGCTACCGCGCCTTTGTGCTGCGGTACGCCCGTGCGCTGGGGTTGAGCGGCACGGTACGTAACTTGCCCTCTGGTCAGGTGGAGGTTATCGCAGAAGGCGACGAGAAGACGCTCCACCAGCTGCTTACCCTGTTAAGGCAGGGACCTCCCGCCGCGCGAGTGACCGATATTTCGGTGCAGTGGGGGGATGCCACAGGCACCGAGAACGGTTTTCATATCGCGTGGTAG
- a CDS encoding phosphohydrolase, which yields MENVNAKEALGIRISRAVGLPPLPHVTVQIMRLIDDPRASTRDFERVITQDAALAAKVLRMANSAYYGGNGRISSISRAIAVLGLNTIRTIVMSLTFHAMVHARQRNSRFNRQEYWRHSLATAIAGRVLARLKRSKWDEEVFIAGLLHDIGKLIADQFLPEDMDVFISRSAEMTLGTEADLLALEARVLGTTHTELGDFAAEKWNLPAAIRTGIAMHHTPLQAEQSLYEVAAFVHAANCLVHQAEIGVWIPGIQYEMDVTAKEFLAIPEEQYEPIRLAVAKEVLEAQSAFGVM from the coding sequence ATGGAGAATGTGAACGCTAAGGAAGCTTTGGGTATACGAATATCACGCGCGGTAGGGCTCCCGCCCCTGCCACACGTCACCGTGCAGATAATGCGGCTGATCGACGACCCCAGGGCGTCTACCCGTGACTTCGAACGGGTCATTACCCAGGACGCCGCCCTCGCCGCCAAGGTACTGCGCATGGCAAACTCTGCCTACTACGGCGGGAACGGGAGAATATCCAGTATCAGCCGGGCTATCGCGGTGCTCGGCTTGAACACTATCCGCACCATCGTGATGTCGCTGACCTTCCACGCGATGGTGCACGCCCGCCAGCGCAACTCGCGCTTCAACCGGCAGGAGTACTGGAGGCACTCTCTGGCGACTGCTATCGCAGGCAGAGTGCTGGCACGCCTCAAACGCTCTAAATGGGACGAGGAGGTGTTTATCGCCGGACTGCTTCACGACATCGGCAAGCTGATCGCCGACCAGTTCCTGCCGGAGGATATGGACGTCTTCATCTCGCGAAGTGCTGAGATGACTCTCGGCACAGAGGCGGACTTGCTGGCGCTGGAAGCCCGGGTGCTGGGCACCACCCATACCGAGCTGGGCGACTTCGCCGCTGAAAAGTGGAACTTGCCTGCTGCCATCCGCACAGGTATCGCCATGCACCACACCCCTCTGCAAGCGGAACAGAGCCTGTATGAGGTCGCTGCTTTCGTACATGCTGCGAACTGTCTGGTGCACCAGGCGGAGATTGGTGTGTGGATACCGGGCATCCAGTACGAGATGGACGTCACCGCGAAGGAGTTCCTGGCTATCCCCGAAGAACAATATGAACCGATACGCCTCGCTGTGGCAAAGGAGGTTCTTGAGGCGCAATCTGCCTTCGGGGTGATGTAA
- a CDS encoding MFS transporter: MQPSEEVTPKRWYQGLTGYHWLVLFVASCGWLFDTMDQWLYVLARQPALRELLARQGIEPTDANVGYYSGIVQAIFIFGWATGGFFFGIVGDRLGRTRTMALTVLMYAVFTGLSGLSQTWEQFALLRFLTGLGVGGEFAAGASLVAEVFPPHARATALGIMQASSALGNILAGVINLTVAPSFGWRWVFAVGILPAFLVFVIRLFVKEPERWEQAKERALLEKKQLGALSEMWHTPHLRQNLLVGIGLGAIGIIGFWGISTWSPDLLRNILNPENLPELKPDVDRKVSWAAMAQNGGAFFGSLFAAWLAQRVGRRFAIGTALLLCLVIAPATFHLTHSFQTALIFYPLLGFSMLALLGCYAVYFPEIFPTRLRATGTGFSYNVARYIAAIAPWTFGTLRAAYGIQWAATIISLVFLLGYVVLRWAPETKGKPLPE, translated from the coding sequence ATGCAGCCGTCTGAAGAGGTTACTCCCAAACGCTGGTATCAGGGTTTAACTGGCTATCACTGGCTGGTGCTGTTTGTGGCATCGTGCGGCTGGTTGTTCGATACGATGGACCAGTGGCTGTATGTGCTGGCTCGCCAGCCTGCATTACGCGAGCTACTGGCACGGCAGGGCATCGAGCCCACCGATGCGAACGTCGGGTACTACTCGGGCATTGTTCAGGCTATCTTCATCTTCGGATGGGCGACAGGGGGGTTCTTTTTCGGTATCGTGGGAGACCGATTGGGACGAACCCGCACGATGGCGTTGACGGTGTTAATGTATGCGGTCTTCACAGGTCTGAGCGGTTTGTCTCAAACGTGGGAGCAATTTGCGTTGTTGCGCTTCCTGACGGGGCTGGGCGTCGGCGGCGAATTCGCGGCAGGAGCCTCGCTGGTCGCAGAGGTGTTTCCTCCACACGCTCGCGCTACCGCATTGGGAATCATGCAGGCATCCTCTGCCTTGGGGAACATCCTGGCGGGGGTGATTAACCTGACTGTCGCTCCGTCCTTCGGATGGCGATGGGTGTTTGCTGTGGGAATATTGCCTGCCTTTCTGGTTTTCGTCATTCGCCTTTTCGTGAAGGAGCCAGAGCGCTGGGAGCAGGCGAAGGAGCGGGCGCTCCTCGAGAAGAAGCAGCTGGGTGCGTTGAGCGAAATGTGGCACACGCCTCACCTCCGGCAAAACCTTCTGGTAGGTATCGGTCTGGGGGCCATTGGGATTATCGGCTTTTGGGGCATCAGTACCTGGTCGCCGGACCTGTTGCGCAATATCCTGAATCCTGAAAACCTGCCGGAACTGAAGCCGGATGTAGACCGCAAGGTGAGCTGGGCTGCGATGGCGCAGAACGGAGGCGCATTTTTCGGCAGTCTGTTTGCGGCATGGTTGGCGCAGCGAGTGGGAAGACGCTTTGCCATCGGCACGGCGCTGCTGTTGTGTTTGGTCATCGCGCCAGCAACGTTCCACCTCACCCATTCCTTCCAAACCGCCCTGATTTTCTACCCGTTGCTGGGGTTCAGTATGCTCGCTTTGCTGGGGTGCTACGCGGTGTACTTCCCGGAGATTTTCCCCACACGCCTGCGAGCCACGGGCACGGGGTTCTCCTATAACGTTGCTCGCTATATTGCGGCGATAGCACCGTGGACGTTTGGTACGCTGCGCGCGGCGTACGGCATCCAGTGGGCAGCGACCATTATCTCACTGGTGTTCCTGCTGGGCTATGTGGTGTTGCGCTGGGCACCGGAGACGAAGGGAAAGCCATTGCCCGAGTAG
- a CDS encoding oligo alginate lyase — protein MQAPDRQPRPGEWGYRPENGSTVAVNPPSLTWIHSREAASYDVQWATRRDMSDAVTVERHRWCVYTHYEPLKPGKYYWRYRIRTRSGEVSPWSQTREFTVTSRATLFPQPTLAQMKERIGTAHPRLFVRAADLPVLREWVQREGRQLLQNLLAQAERLLRDGPTPEPTVLGSARNPQTRQYWWSNREQTVKACMEAELLAFLYLLTEDERYAEPARRWVLHLAAWDPDGPTNFALNCEAAKPMLHRLPRAYDWAYNVLTEQERERVRAVMLRRATDAWRSWEVQEGNGHLSRPYDSHGNRTWHKLAECAIAFLGEIPEAEMWLDYAVHKFFAAYPVWSDDDGGWHEGLSYWAGYMSKIVWWTEVAEKALGIDSFRKPFFARAGDYALYTAPPGTPDMGFGDLSHGRPSSGWSFAAYFAHKMGNSYWKWWTQQWNIQLQSSEPVLNLLWNTLPAVAPKPPRDLPPSKVFHGIGVAVLNSNLIDARENVQIRFKSSPFGRQSHGHDPHNSFTLNAYGESLLTNCVYRDIHGSPFHTQWCWSTVAQNAMLVDGEGQTPHSPDPFGRIIAEDLQSGADYVAGEAAEAYVGKLRRYVRHVIFIKPDLIVFVDEAVADQPRHFAWMLHALVPFEVEARQQRLRVERERAGAYIHYIAPSPLRMRQWDGYNPPPDAGYLRSIGHKGFPNQWHVEASTTRRHSEVFTLTVVRPYLQTRRPSPEIEVEENDTALLLRASAADGTPLAVAIRRPDAREASIGGWRFSHFAMAQRGSRRWLLGKT, from the coding sequence ATGCAAGCTCCCGATAGACAACCCAGACCCGGTGAGTGGGGTTACCGACCAGAGAACGGTAGCACCGTGGCAGTGAACCCACCTTCACTGACATGGATCCATAGCCGTGAGGCGGCATCCTACGATGTGCAGTGGGCGACGCGACGCGATATGAGCGACGCCGTCACTGTGGAAAGACACCGATGGTGCGTGTACACCCATTACGAGCCTTTGAAGCCCGGCAAGTACTACTGGCGCTACCGGATACGCACCCGCAGCGGCGAGGTCTCCCCCTGGAGCCAGACCAGGGAATTCACGGTGACCTCACGTGCTACCCTCTTCCCACAGCCAACACTCGCCCAGATGAAAGAGCGCATCGGCACTGCTCATCCGCGACTCTTCGTGCGGGCTGCCGACCTTCCCGTCTTGCGAGAGTGGGTTCAGCGTGAAGGCAGGCAGCTCCTTCAGAATCTGCTGGCACAGGCAGAGCGGCTGCTGCGAGACGGTCCGACCCCGGAACCCACCGTGCTGGGCAGTGCCCGCAACCCACAAACACGCCAGTACTGGTGGTCGAACCGTGAGCAAACGGTGAAGGCGTGCATGGAGGCGGAACTGCTGGCGTTCCTCTACCTGCTCACGGAAGACGAGCGTTATGCGGAGCCAGCCCGTCGATGGGTATTGCACCTTGCCGCCTGGGACCCGGATGGCCCCACCAACTTCGCCCTGAACTGTGAGGCAGCAAAGCCGATGTTGCACCGCTTGCCTCGCGCTTATGACTGGGCATACAACGTCCTCACGGAGCAGGAGCGTGAACGGGTACGAGCCGTCATGCTGCGCCGTGCCACCGACGCCTGGCGCAGCTGGGAAGTGCAAGAGGGCAATGGACACCTGTCTCGCCCTTACGACAGCCATGGCAACCGTACCTGGCACAAATTAGCAGAATGCGCCATTGCCTTCCTCGGAGAAATCCCCGAGGCGGAGATGTGGCTGGACTATGCCGTACACAAGTTCTTCGCCGCATACCCCGTGTGGAGCGACGACGATGGCGGCTGGCATGAGGGGTTGTCCTACTGGGCAGGATACATGTCCAAGATTGTCTGGTGGACGGAGGTGGCGGAGAAAGCGCTGGGCATCGACTCCTTCCGAAAACCATTCTTTGCCCGTGCTGGTGACTATGCCCTGTACACCGCTCCGCCTGGAACGCCCGACATGGGGTTCGGTGACCTGTCGCACGGGCGTCCTTCCTCGGGCTGGAGCTTCGCCGCCTACTTCGCCCACAAAATGGGCAACTCCTACTGGAAATGGTGGACACAACAGTGGAACATCCAGCTACAGTCCAGTGAACCGGTGCTCAACCTGCTGTGGAACACTCTGCCCGCTGTAGCGCCCAAACCGCCGCGAGACCTGCCGCCCTCTAAAGTATTTCACGGCATCGGGGTGGCAGTGCTCAACAGTAATCTCATAGACGCTCGTGAGAACGTGCAGATACGTTTCAAGAGCAGTCCCTTCGGCAGGCAGAGCCATGGGCACGACCCCCACAACTCTTTCACCCTGAACGCGTACGGCGAATCCCTGCTGACAAACTGCGTATACCGAGACATACACGGTAGCCCGTTCCACACGCAGTGGTGCTGGAGCACCGTTGCCCAGAACGCTATGCTCGTAGATGGCGAGGGACAGACCCCGCATTCCCCGGACCCCTTTGGCAGGATAATCGCCGAGGATTTGCAGTCGGGCGCGGACTATGTTGCCGGAGAGGCTGCCGAGGCTTACGTGGGCAAACTGCGCCGTTACGTCCGCCATGTGATATTCATCAAGCCTGATCTCATCGTTTTCGTGGACGAAGCGGTCGCAGACCAACCTCGCCACTTTGCATGGATGCTTCATGCACTCGTGCCCTTTGAGGTAGAAGCACGCCAGCAGCGCTTGAGGGTAGAACGCGAGCGAGCGGGAGCATACATCCATTACATTGCCCCCTCGCCGCTACGGATGCGTCAGTGGGATGGCTACAACCCTCCTCCCGACGCCGGTTACCTGCGCTCTATCGGTCACAAAGGCTTCCCCAACCAGTGGCATGTGGAGGCAAGCACCACCCGTCGCCACAGCGAAGTGTTCACGCTGACAGTGGTGCGCCCCTATCTCCAAACGCGCCGCCCGTCGCCAGAGATAGAGGTAGAAGAGAACGACACCGCCCTGCTCCTCCGCGCTTCCGCAGCAGATGGTACGCCTCTGGCAGTGGCTATTCGTCGTCCCGATGCGCGAGAGGCGTCCATCGGTGGGTGGCGGTTTTCGCACTTCGCCATGGCGCAGCGCGGCAGCAGACGGTGGTTGCTGGGAAAAACATAG
- a CDS encoding galactonate dehydratase, with translation MRITDIQTFAAEPRWLFVKVSTDEGIIGWGECLGDKAFVIAEAVRSYEHVLRGEDPARILHLVQRMYRHAFWRGGPVLNAAISGIEMALWDIQGKRFGVPVYQLLGGKVRERIRVYRHIGSYEPTQVAQQARQRAAEGYTAVKFCPLPALHPLESAATIEKAVELVAAAREAVGNGVDILLDFHGRATPAVATQLEYELRPYRPFFIEEPVLPENVDALASVASKAVIPIATGERLFTRFGFRQVLEKGAARVLQPDPCICGGILETRYIAAMAETYYVALAPHNPYGPINLAACLQIDTCSPNFVIQEFVHLGEGYLKNPFTVRDGYIDVPDAPGLGVEVDENYLREHLLSPKPDPGSGFFHADDGSVAEW, from the coding sequence ATGCGTATTACAGACATCCAGACCTTTGCAGCAGAACCACGCTGGCTGTTCGTCAAAGTGAGCACCGATGAGGGCATCATCGGCTGGGGCGAGTGCCTGGGCGACAAGGCGTTCGTCATCGCGGAGGCGGTACGCTCCTACGAGCATGTGCTGAGAGGCGAAGACCCAGCGCGAATCCTCCATCTGGTGCAACGGATGTACCGTCACGCCTTCTGGCGAGGCGGTCCGGTGCTCAACGCCGCCATCAGCGGCATCGAGATGGCATTGTGGGATATTCAGGGCAAACGGTTCGGAGTACCTGTCTACCAGTTGCTGGGCGGTAAAGTGCGCGAGCGCATCCGCGTCTACCGGCATATCGGCAGCTACGAGCCGACGCAGGTTGCCCAGCAGGCTCGCCAGCGAGCGGCGGAAGGCTACACGGCGGTGAAGTTTTGCCCCCTGCCTGCCTTGCACCCTCTGGAAAGCGCGGCGACTATCGAGAAGGCGGTGGAGCTGGTGGCAGCCGCGCGGGAAGCGGTGGGCAACGGGGTAGACATCCTGCTGGATTTTCACGGTCGGGCTACCCCAGCCGTCGCCACTCAGCTGGAGTACGAACTGCGCCCCTATCGCCCCTTTTTCATCGAGGAGCCGGTACTGCCCGAAAACGTGGACGCACTGGCATCCGTCGCCAGCAAAGCGGTCATTCCCATCGCCACCGGCGAGCGGTTGTTTACCCGCTTCGGCTTCCGGCAGGTGCTGGAAAAGGGAGCGGCGCGAGTGCTACAACCGGACCCCTGTATCTGCGGGGGCATTTTAGAAACCCGCTATATCGCAGCCATGGCGGAAACATACTATGTCGCGCTGGCACCGCACAACCCGTATGGGCCAATCAACCTTGCGGCGTGCTTGCAGATAGACACCTGCTCGCCCAACTTTGTGATTCAGGAGTTTGTGCATCTGGGCGAGGGCTACCTGAAGAACCCCTTTACCGTGCGGGACGGCTACATCGACGTACCTGACGCGCCCGGTCTGGGTGTTGAGGTAGACGAAAACTACCTGCGCGAGCACCTTCTCTCCCCCAAACCCGACCCGGGCAGCGGCTTCTTCCACGCGGACGACGGCTCGGTAGCGGAGTGGTGA
- a CDS encoding beta-glucosidase, whose product MPVCHFPEGFLWGAATASYQIEGSPLADGAGASIWHRFSHTPGTTHNGDTGDVACDHYRRWREDVAMMREMGLKAYRFSISWGRVLPEGKGTVNPAGLDFYDRLVDALLDAGIQPMITLYHWDLPGALQDLGGWANREIVNWFGDYAQVVAQRLGDRVRLWATLNEPWVFTFLGYVQGYHAPGMRDLWAGMRAVHHSLLAHGEAVARLRGVLPSEAQVGIVLNLAPQHPATDSEEDRAAAERVHTLNNTLFVEPLLKGSYPVLAEQIVGFAWPPVHSGDMERIAQPLDFLGVNYYSRGIIKEGEHAYLRADWVHNDQAQYTDMGWEIYPDGLYEILQWLHSLSPRLSLYVTENGAAFRDEVQDGRVADGQRVEYLRQHFLSAHRAVQSGVPLKGYFVWSLMDNFEWAYGYSKRFGIVYVDYTTQQRIWKDSAHWYRQVIAANAVE is encoded by the coding sequence ATGCCTGTATGCCATTTCCCCGAGGGATTTCTATGGGGAGCTGCTACCGCTTCCTACCAGATAGAGGGGTCACCGCTGGCTGATGGTGCGGGAGCTTCTATCTGGCATCGTTTTTCGCACACGCCGGGCACCACGCACAACGGCGATACCGGCGACGTAGCGTGCGACCACTACCGTCGCTGGCGTGAAGATGTGGCGATGATGCGCGAAATGGGCTTGAAGGCTTATCGCTTCTCCATCAGCTGGGGACGTGTGCTTCCTGAAGGCAAGGGTACGGTGAACCCGGCTGGACTGGACTTCTACGATCGCCTCGTGGATGCGCTGCTGGACGCAGGTATTCAGCCGATGATCACCCTGTATCACTGGGATCTGCCGGGGGCGCTGCAGGATTTAGGTGGTTGGGCAAACCGCGAAATCGTCAACTGGTTCGGTGACTACGCACAGGTTGTGGCGCAACGATTAGGCGACAGGGTGCGTTTGTGGGCGACGCTCAATGAGCCGTGGGTATTTACTTTTCTGGGTTATGTGCAGGGCTACCACGCGCCGGGTATGCGTGACCTCTGGGCGGGGATGCGTGCGGTGCATCACAGCCTGCTGGCTCACGGCGAGGCGGTAGCGCGACTGCGGGGCGTTCTGCCCTCGGAGGCTCAGGTGGGCATTGTGCTGAACCTCGCCCCCCAGCATCCTGCCACCGACAGCGAAGAGGACAGAGCAGCCGCCGAGCGAGTGCACACCCTGAATAACACGCTGTTTGTGGAGCCGTTACTGAAAGGAAGCTATCCCGTACTGGCAGAGCAGATAGTCGGTTTTGCCTGGCCCCCCGTGCATTCGGGAGATATGGAGCGTATTGCCCAGCCCCTCGACTTTCTCGGCGTCAATTACTACTCGCGCGGCATCATCAAAGAGGGAGAGCACGCCTACCTGCGTGCGGACTGGGTGCACAACGATCAGGCACAGTACACCGACATGGGATGGGAGATATATCCCGACGGGCTGTATGAGATACTGCAATGGCTGCATTCCCTGTCGCCACGCCTCAGCCTGTATGTCACCGAGAACGGCGCCGCTTTCCGTGACGAGGTCCAGGATGGCAGGGTGGCTGATGGGCAGCGGGTAGAGTATCTCCGTCAGCATTTCCTCTCCGCTCACCGCGCGGTACAGAGCGGTGTGCCGCTGAAAGGATACTTTGTCTGGTCGCTGATGGATAACTTCGAGTGGGCGTACGGCTACTCCAAGCGGTTCGGCATCGTGTATGTGGATTACACCACGCAACAGCGCATCTGGAAGGACAGTGCACACTGGTACCGGCAGGTGATTGCTGCCAACGCGGTGGAGTAG
- a CDS encoding hypothetical protein (possible pseudo, internal stop codon, frameshifted), whose protein sequence is MMVRWRWLAGGDDKNSAGSQFYICLGPQHQLDGEYAVFGKVIQGMDVVRKIQQYDIMKEVTISDTRPQL, encoded by the coding sequence ATGATGGTGCGGTGGCGATGGCTCGCCGGGGGTGACGACAAAAACAGCGCAGGTAGCCAGTTCTACATCTGCCTCGGACCACAACACCAGCTCGACGGCGAGTACGCGGTGTTCGGTAAGGTGATTCAGGGCATGGACGTGGTGCGCAAAATCCAGCAATACGACATCATGAAGGAGGTCACCATCTCGGATACCAGACCCCAGCTGTAG
- a CDS encoding hypothetical protein (possible pseudo, frameshifted), whose translation MKQLVTACTCLVVTGVIFLTLGCGKKEEPKPATVTPPPSEKPAETATSPAPGKVAYAIVDVEGKGKFVIELNLEKAPKTAGNFIKLAKEGFYNGLTFHRVVPDFVVQGGDPNNNGTGGPGYTIPFEETGLKHDDGAVAMARRG comes from the coding sequence ATGAAGCAACTGGTGACTGCTTGCACCTGTCTTGTGGTGACAGGGGTTATCTTCTTGACACTTGGCTGCGGCAAGAAAGAGGAACCTAAACCTGCCACCGTCACTCCACCACCGTCAGAAAAGCCCGCAGAAACAGCGACCTCACCCGCCCCTGGCAAGGTGGCCTATGCCATCGTGGACGTGGAGGGCAAAGGCAAGTTCGTGATCGAGCTCAATCTGGAAAAAGCACCCAAAACCGCAGGTAACTTCATCAAGCTGGCGAAAGAGGGCTTTTATAATGGTTTGACCTTCCACCGCGTTGTGCCTGACTTTGTGGTGCAGGGCGGCGATCCAAACAACAACGGCACCGGCGGACCCGGCTACACGATCCCCTTCGAGGAAACCGGGCTGAAGCACGATGATGGTGCGGTGGCGATGGCTCGCCGGGGGTGA
- a CDS encoding N(4)-(beta-N-acetylglucosaminyl)-L-asparaginase, whose protein sequence is MNGVLLTATWNFGKLAVESAFKMLELGASALDALETGINAVELDESVQSVGYGGLPNRAGYVELDAAIMDARGHRSGAVAALRGFRRPISVARRVMEVLPHALLVGEGAAEFAREQGFEEEETLSSEASEQWLLWRETQAPPADVEDNHDTVGMIIWTPDALVVGCSTSGLKWKYPGRVGDSPIVGSGLYADEAVGAAVATGNGDEISRVALCARVVFLMEQGRSAQEACDEAIRYLMRKRSDQNGTPPHAAVLAIRADGNFGTSASYAKFPYALHDGQSLTMHEREALELNSGRLRS, encoded by the coding sequence ATGAACGGGGTACTGCTGACCGCCACATGGAACTTCGGCAAGCTGGCGGTGGAAAGTGCCTTCAAGATGCTCGAGCTGGGAGCGTCTGCTCTGGACGCCCTCGAAACGGGCATTAACGCCGTAGAGCTGGACGAAAGTGTGCAATCCGTTGGATACGGGGGCTTACCCAACCGCGCAGGCTACGTGGAGCTGGACGCCGCTATCATGGACGCACGGGGACATCGTTCGGGAGCAGTTGCTGCCCTTCGCGGCTTCCGTCGCCCTATTTCGGTGGCGCGTCGCGTGATGGAGGTGCTGCCCCATGCATTGCTGGTCGGCGAAGGCGCAGCAGAGTTCGCCCGGGAACAGGGCTTCGAAGAGGAAGAAACACTTTCATCCGAAGCATCCGAACAGTGGCTGCTTTGGCGCGAAACACAGGCTCCTCCCGCCGACGTGGAGGACAATCACGATACGGTAGGCATGATTATTTGGACGCCTGATGCCCTGGTAGTGGGCTGCTCTACGTCAGGGCTGAAGTGGAAGTATCCCGGGCGCGTCGGTGACAGCCCTATCGTCGGATCGGGGTTATACGCTGATGAAGCGGTCGGCGCGGCGGTCGCTACCGGTAATGGTGACGAGATTAGCCGGGTGGCACTGTGCGCCCGTGTGGTCTTTCTGATGGAACAGGGCAGGAGCGCACAAGAGGCATGTGACGAGGCCATTCGCTATCTGATGCGCAAACGCTCCGACCAGAACGGCACCCCACCCCACGCAGCCGTGCTGGCGATACGCGCAGATGGCAATTTCGGTACCTCTGCCAGCTACGCGAAGTTCCCTTATGCCCTGCATGATGGGCAATCACTCACGATGCATGAGCGCGAAGCACTGGAGCTGAATTCAGGGAGGTTGCGATCATGA
- the iscS gene encoding cysteine desulfurase IscS, which translates to MLLPVYLDHAATTPVAPEVLQAMEPFWERAFGNPSAIYTLGQEARDAVERAREQVAMLVHADADEVYFTSGGTESDNWAIKGMARAWGNHKNHLITTPIEHHAVLEACESLREWGWEITFVPVDSTGLVDPEDVRRAITPRTGLITVMHANNEVGTIEPIAEIGAIAREHGIPFHTDAVQTVGKIPVDMDALNVDMLTLSAHKLYGPKGVGALVVRRGTPIRPLLDGGGQERGRRGGTYNVPGIVGLGAAAERAMRHGAQEMEWVRALRDRLVKGIVERVPDAVLTGHPVQRLPNNAHLAFADVEGESLVLSLDAVGIYCSAGAACSSGDTEPSHVLVAMGVERHLIEGSVRFTLGKDNTEEQIDYTIEQVVKAVQKLRSLRVSRL; encoded by the coding sequence ATGCTGTTACCTGTCTATTTGGACCACGCAGCGACGACGCCTGTAGCGCCGGAGGTGCTGCAGGCGATGGAGCCTTTCTGGGAGCGTGCCTTTGGGAACCCTTCTGCTATCTACACGCTTGGGCAGGAGGCACGCGATGCGGTAGAACGCGCCCGTGAGCAAGTTGCCATGCTCGTCCATGCCGATGCGGATGAGGTGTACTTCACCAGCGGGGGCACCGAAAGCGATAACTGGGCGATAAAGGGTATGGCACGAGCATGGGGGAACCATAAAAATCACCTCATCACCACTCCCATCGAACATCATGCGGTACTGGAGGCGTGCGAATCGCTCCGCGAATGGGGATGGGAAATCACCTTTGTTCCTGTGGATAGCACTGGGCTGGTAGACCCAGAGGATGTGCGTCGGGCTATTACCCCTCGTACGGGGTTGATCACAGTCATGCACGCTAACAACGAAGTGGGTACTATCGAGCCCATTGCGGAGATTGGCGCGATCGCTCGCGAGCATGGTATCCCCTTCCACACCGACGCGGTGCAGACAGTGGGGAAGATACCTGTGGATATGGATGCGCTGAATGTGGACATGCTCACTCTCTCTGCACACAAGCTGTATGGTCCGAAGGGAGTGGGCGCGCTGGTCGTTCGTCGGGGCACGCCTATCCGTCCGTTGCTGGATGGTGGTGGTCAGGAACGGGGTCGGCGCGGTGGAACCTATAACGTGCCGGGCATCGTGGGGCTGGGCGCGGCAGCAGAACGAGCCATGCGACACGGGGCACAGGAGATGGAGTGGGTGCGTGCTCTGCGTGACCGACTGGTAAAGGGTATCGTGGAGCGCGTACCCGATGCTGTGCTGACAGGGCATCCGGTGCAACGCCTTCCGAATAACGCGCACCTCGCCTTCGCTGACGTGGAGGGCGAATCGCTGGTGCTGTCGCTGGATGCGGTAGGCATCTACTGTTCGGCAGGGGCGGCGTGCTCCTCTGGCGACACTGAACCGTCGCATGTGCTGGTGGCGATGGGGGTAGAGCGACATCTCATCGAAGGCTCCGTGCGATTCACCCTGGGCAAAGATAACACAGAGGAGCAGATAGACTACACCATAGAGCAGGTTGTCAAGGCGGTACAGAAGCTGCGCTCGCTGAGGGTGTCGCGGTTGTGA
- a CDS encoding DNA-binding protein, producing the protein MERSDDWIDQARGDLQHARNDLQDGFYEWACFSAQQAAEKAVKAVLKRHRLEAWGHSIVDLLNALPAHISVPEELYDMAIELDKGYISTRYPDALPSGSPRTRYSKKEAERFINYAQAVVEFCESLLT; encoded by the coding sequence ATGGAACGTAGTGACGATTGGATAGATCAGGCGCGAGGCGACTTGCAACATGCCCGGAACGACCTGCAAGACGGTTTCTATGAGTGGGCGTGTTTCTCCGCCCAGCAAGCTGCCGAGAAGGCGGTGAAAGCGGTTCTCAAGCGACATCGGCTAGAAGCATGGGGGCACTCCATCGTAGACCTGCTGAATGCGCTCCCTGCACATATCTCGGTTCCAGAAGAGCTGTACGACATGGCTATAGAACTGGACAAGGGATATATCTCCACGAGGTATCCAGACGCCCTGCCCTCTGGTTCGCCACGAACGCGCTATTCGAAGAAGGAGGCAGAGAGGTTCATAAACTATGCGCAAGCCGTCGTCGAGTTCTGTGAGAGTCTTCTCACCTAG